From Fusobacterium varium:
ATCCTCCAATATTAGTTATACAGTCTTTTTTACCAGACATTGTACATCCATCTCCATATGAAAACATTTCATGAACTATTTCTTTTATAGTTTTATCTTGATATCCTTCTTCTCTTTCTTTAATAAAGTAAGCATTTTCAACACATCTTGTTGCATCAAACATAACCATTATTCCATTTTTATGTGCTAACTCAGATACAGCTCTAATATTTCCCATTGATACTGGCTGTCCTCCAGCTAGATTAACTGTTACTGCAAGGCAGATATATGGTATTTTATCTGCTCCAACTTCATCTATTAGTGCTTGAAATTTTTTTAAATCTATATTTCCTTTAAATGGAAGCTCAGCTGTTGGATCATGCGCTTCATCTATGATAACATCTCTAAAAGTTGCTCCATTTCTCTCTTGATGGAATCTAGTAGTTGTGAAATACATATTTCCTGGTACATAATCTCCTGGCTTTATTGTAAGAGATGAAAGAATATTTTCTGCTCCTCTGCCTTGATGTGTAGGAACTAAGTATTTAAATCCAAAATATTCTCTTACTACTTCCTGTAAGTGATAAAAGTTTCTGCTTCCAGCATATGCTTCATCTCCCAACATAAGTCCAGCCCATTGTCTGTCACTCATTGCGTTAGTTCCTGAATCTGTTAAAAGGTCAATATAACAATCCTCTGATTTTAATAAGAAAGTATTATATCCAGCCTCTTTTATTGCAATTTTTCTAGCTTCCTTATCCAAAGTTCCCATATGTTCTACCATTTTGATTTTAAAAGGCTCCGGCATAAATTTTCTTTTTTCCATAATATTTTCCTCCTCATTTAATGTAAGTTATTTTGCTCTATAAAATCTAATTTCAAACTGTTTCCTCAATAATTTTTGGTTTCTTTACTTCTTTATTCATATAATTAAGTTCATAATCCT
This genomic window contains:
- a CDS encoding tyrosine phenol-lyase, which encodes MEKRKFMPEPFKIKMVEHMGTLDKEARKIAIKEAGYNTFLLKSEDCYIDLLTDSGTNAMSDRQWAGLMLGDEAYAGSRNFYHLQEVVREYFGFKYLVPTHQGRGAENILSSLTIKPGDYVPGNMYFTTTRFHQERNGATFRDVIIDEAHDPTAELPFKGNIDLKKFQALIDEVGADKIPYICLAVTVNLAGGQPVSMGNIRAVSELAHKNGIMVMFDATRCVENAYFIKEREEGYQDKTIKEIVHEMFSYGDGCTMSGKKDCITNIGGFLCMNDHDLYVRATGMVVQFEGMPSYGGLAGRDMEAMAIGITESVQYEYISYRVNQIRYLGEKLEAAGVPMVKPFGGHAIFVDARAFLDHLTQDEFPAQSLAAALYETSGVRTMERGIISAGRDVVTGKDHHPKLETIRLTIPRRVYTYAHLDFVADAVIDLYNRRKDISGLKWDYEPKVLRFFTGTFKTINPELIKGY